A portion of the Burkholderia pseudomultivorans genome contains these proteins:
- the lipA gene encoding lipoyl synthase translates to MAHTESRPASIVAGTKLSAAEKMARIPVKIVATEPAAMLRKPAWIRATFPGSREVIALKNVLREQKLHTVCEEASCPNLGECFSHGTATFMIMGDICTRRCPFCDVGHGRPLPLDPDEPARLAETIAAMQLKYVVITSVDRDDLRDGGAAHFAACIRDARQANPALRIEALTPDFRGRLDVALHLLAASPPDVFNHNLETVPRLYRETRPGADYQHSLDVLQAFRSAVPNVPTKSGLMLGLGEQIDEVEQVMRDLRAHGVGMLTLGQYLQPTRHHLPVKRFVTPTEFAQLRQRALALGFSQVASGPMVRSSYHADLQARGEIVA, encoded by the coding sequence ATGGCGCATACGGAAAGCCGCCCCGCGTCGATCGTCGCGGGAACCAAATTGTCCGCCGCCGAGAAGATGGCGCGCATCCCCGTGAAGATCGTCGCGACCGAGCCGGCCGCAATGCTGCGCAAGCCGGCATGGATCCGCGCGACGTTCCCCGGTTCGCGCGAGGTGATCGCGCTCAAGAATGTGCTGCGCGAGCAGAAGCTGCACACGGTCTGCGAGGAAGCGAGTTGTCCGAACCTCGGCGAATGCTTCAGCCACGGAACGGCCACCTTCATGATCATGGGCGATATCTGCACGCGGCGCTGCCCGTTCTGCGACGTCGGGCATGGCCGGCCGCTGCCGCTCGATCCGGACGAGCCGGCGCGGCTCGCCGAAACGATCGCGGCAATGCAGCTCAAGTACGTCGTGATCACGTCGGTCGATCGCGACGACCTGCGCGACGGCGGCGCCGCACACTTCGCAGCGTGCATCCGCGACGCGCGCCAGGCCAATCCGGCGCTCAGGATCGAAGCGCTGACGCCGGATTTCCGCGGGCGGCTCGACGTCGCGCTGCACCTGCTTGCAGCGTCGCCACCCGACGTGTTCAACCACAATCTGGAAACCGTGCCGCGTCTGTATCGCGAAACGCGGCCGGGCGCCGACTACCAGCATTCGCTCGACGTGCTGCAGGCATTCCGGTCAGCGGTGCCGAACGTGCCGACCAAGTCGGGCCTGATGCTGGGGCTCGGCGAGCAGATCGACGAGGTCGAACAGGTGATGCGCGACTTGCGCGCGCATGGCGTGGGCATGCTGACGCTCGGCCAGTACCTGCAGCCGACGCGCCATCATCTGCCGGTCAAGCGCTTCGTCACGCCAACGGAATTTGCGCAGTTGCGGCAGCGCGCGCTCGCACTCGGCTTCAGCCAGGTCGCGTCAGGGCCGATGGTACGCTCGTCCTATCACGCCGACCTGCAGGCCCGCGGCGAAATCGTCGCGTAA
- the gcvT gene encoding glycine cleavage system aminomethyltransferase GcvT: MSNPLSRTALHGLHLELGAKMVPFAGYEMPVQYPLGILKEHLHTRSRAGLFDVSHMGQAMLTGTDAAAALETLVPIDMIDLPVGMQRYALFTNEQGGILDDLMITRIDDNVFCVVVNAACKARDIAHLKDSIGHRCEVVELTDRALLALQGPAAASILGRLAPSLAELTFMQSTRIELAGAACYVSRSGYTGEDGYEISVPADRAYALARTLLDDPAVQPIGLGARDSLRLEAGLCLYGHDIDTDTTPIEGGLLWAISKVRRPDGARAGGYPGAAVVARQLAEGIQRKRVGFVVKDRVPVREGTDITGPDGRSIGKVTSGGFGPTYGSPVAIGYVAIECATPGTTLHAIVRGKPVAIEVAKAPFVPQRYHRG, from the coding sequence ATGAGCAACCCGCTTTCCCGCACCGCACTCCACGGCCTGCATCTCGAACTCGGCGCGAAGATGGTGCCGTTCGCCGGTTACGAGATGCCCGTGCAGTATCCGCTCGGCATCCTGAAAGAGCATCTCCACACGCGCAGCCGCGCGGGCCTGTTCGACGTCTCGCACATGGGCCAGGCGATGCTGACGGGAACGGATGCCGCCGCCGCGCTCGAGACGCTGGTGCCGATCGACATGATCGATCTTCCGGTCGGCATGCAGCGTTACGCGCTGTTCACGAACGAACAGGGCGGCATCCTCGACGACCTGATGATCACCCGCATCGACGACAACGTGTTCTGCGTGGTCGTCAACGCTGCGTGCAAGGCCCGCGACATCGCGCATCTGAAGGACAGCATCGGCCATCGCTGCGAGGTCGTCGAACTGACCGACCGCGCGCTGCTGGCGCTGCAAGGCCCGGCTGCCGCGTCGATATTGGGCCGCCTCGCACCGTCGCTGGCCGAACTGACCTTCATGCAGAGCACCCGCATCGAGCTGGCCGGCGCGGCATGCTATGTCAGCCGCTCCGGCTACACGGGCGAGGACGGCTACGAGATATCCGTGCCGGCCGACCGCGCGTACGCGCTGGCCCGCACGCTGCTCGACGATCCGGCGGTCCAGCCGATCGGGCTCGGCGCACGCGACTCGCTGCGCCTTGAAGCTGGCCTGTGCCTGTACGGTCACGATATCGATACCGATACCACGCCGATCGAGGGCGGACTGCTGTGGGCCATCTCGAAGGTACGCCGCCCCGACGGCGCACGCGCCGGCGGGTATCCGGGCGCCGCCGTCGTCGCGCGGCAACTCGCCGAAGGCATACAGAGAAAGCGCGTCGGCTTCGTCGTGAAAGACCGGGTGCCGGTGCGCGAGGGCACCGACATCACGGGGCCCGACGGCCGTTCGATCGGCAAGGTGACGAGCGGCGGGTTCGGTCCAACGTACGGCAGCCCGGTGGCGATCGGCTATGTCGCCATCGAATGCGCGACACCGGGCACGACGCTGCATGCGATCGTCCGCGGCAAGCCGGTCGCGATTGAGGTGGCGAAGGCACCGTTCGTCCCGCAGCGATACCATCGAGGCTGA